GATCAGGCTGAACAAATCGGTGTGCACGGGATTGCCCGACAATGTCTGGAAGGTCAGCGGCGTGATGAATTCGGCAGCGGCGCGGGTCATGATGACATGCACCTGCGCGCCGGCCTTGACATACAGCCGGACCAGTTCCGCGGCCCGATAAGCCGCTATGCCTCCCGTAACCCCGACGACGATCTGTTTGCCGGTCATCATCGCCTGCCTCCCTCAATCAAAATAATTCAGGAACGGATTGCCGCGCCGCTCGTGGCCGATGGTCGTCTGCGGACCGTGGCCGGGATAGACCAGGGTGTGGTCGGGCAGCGTCAGCAGCCGATCCTGCAAACCCTTGAGCAATGTCAGATGGTCGCCGCCTGGCAGGTCGGTCCTGCCGATAGAGCCGGCGAACAGCACATCGCCGGCAAACAGGGCATCGCCGCAGCTGAGACAGACACTGCCGGGCGAATGTCCCGGCACATGGATGACCTGCAGGGCCATGCAACCGACTTCCAGCACCTCGCCATCCTGCAGGAACCGGCTCGGCTCGGGGGAAGGGTCGATCCGGGACAGCCCGAATGCCGCAGCATGTTCCGACGCAGACCTCAGCAGCGGCAGGTCCGCCGAATGCAGCAGCAGTTCGGCATTGGTTGCCTCGACAAGAGTGCGATTGCCGCCGATGTGATCGAAGTGACCATGGGTATTGATAACGGTCTTCAACACCATTTGCTGCGCTTCGAGCATGGCCAGGATCCGGTCACCGTCTCCGCCCGGATCGATGACAATGGCCTGGCGGGTCCGCGGACACCCCAACAGGTAACAGTTGACGCCAAGTGGTCCCGTAACAACAGATGCTTGCCAGAACGCGCTCAATGGTCATCCCTCTCGTTCAGATTGAAAAGATCCAGGTTTTTCCCGCGCAACTGGTCCCCGATGGCGCAATTGAATCCTCTCCGGCGGCGCTCGGCCGGCTGCCGCCTCGTTTCGGCCGTTGCCGTGTCCGTGGCGGGGACGCCGCACTCCGGTGCTGCGGTGGCGGGGCAGCCACCCTCATCTAACAACAGGGGTGCGACGGAACCGGTCTTGTAGAAATAGCGATCATAGATGCGATGGTAGCCGGTCCAGGACTCGTCGCTGTCCGGTTCTTTATCGATATGTGCCTGGATACCGTTAATCTTGGAATCGAGATCGTCAAGATAGTTGAGGATGGTGGCTTCCAGTGTCTTGGGTCGTTTCGGGGAACCGTATTCGTATTGCCCATGGTGGGACAGCAGCAGATGTTTCAGTAGCAGCGCCGTTTCCGGCGGGAAATCCTCGACCTGCGCCAGCTTGCTGTCGAGCATCTGAAACCCGATGGCAATGTGCCCCAGAAGCTTGCCTGCATCGGTATAGCCGAAGCTCCTCTCATAACAGAGCTCGGCCACCTTGCCGATATCGTGCAGCAGAGCGCCGGTCAGCAGAAGATCCCTGTTGACGGATGGATAGTGGCGACAGATGTCATCCACCAGGCGGGCCACTGCCAGGGAGTGATCCAGCAATCCGCCCAGATAGACATGATGAATGGCCTTGGCCGCCGGGGCACTGGCGTAACCATGCATGAACGACTCGTCGGCAAGGAACCGCTCCATCAGGGTTTTCAGGCAGGGGGTGGTGAGACTCTCGATCCAGGCACCGAGTTCCGACAGCATGTCGGCCTTGCTCCGCGTGGCCACCGGCATGTAATCGCCCAGATCGACCTGTGAATCCTCGAGCTTTTTCAGATCCTGCACGACCAGCTGCATTTTCCCGAGGTACAGACTGGCTTTACCCTGCACCTGCACAAAGTCATCCTTGTCAAAAGCTCCTGATAGTTCCTCGACGCGGTCCCAGACACGCCCTTCGATTTCCCCGGTGCGGTCCATCAGCTTGATGGTGAGGTAGGGCTTGCCGTTGCGCGCCATGGCGGTAATTTTTTCTCGTACCAGGAAGGATTCCTGAACAATATCCCGGTCCCTGATCTGACCCGCATAAACTTTTTTCACCTGCATCTCCCGGTTGGTACAGAACGGATGATTTGTTCTCCGATATGGATGCCGTCAAGGGCTGCACTCATGATGCCCCCGGCATAGCCGGCCC
This portion of the Syntrophotalea acetylenica genome encodes:
- a CDS encoding 3'-5' exoribonuclease YhaM family protein, which produces MKKVYAGQIRDRDIVQESFLVREKITAMARNGKPYLTIKLMDRTGEIEGRVWDRVEELSGAFDKDDFVQVQGKASLYLGKMQLVVQDLKKLEDSQVDLGDYMPVATRSKADMLSELGAWIESLTTPCLKTLMERFLADESFMHGYASAPAAKAIHHVYLGGLLDHSLAVARLVDDICRHYPSVNRDLLLTGALLHDIGKVAELCYERSFGYTDAGKLLGHIAIGFQMLDSKLAQVEDFPPETALLLKHLLLSHHGQYEYGSPKRPKTLEATILNYLDDLDSKINGIQAHIDKEPDSDESWTGYHRIYDRYFYKTGSVAPLLLDEGGCPATAAPECGVPATDTATAETRRQPAERRRRGFNCAIGDQLRGKNLDLFNLNERDDH
- a CDS encoding MBL fold metallo-hydrolase, with product MSAFWQASVVTGPLGVNCYLLGCPRTRQAIVIDPGGDGDRILAMLEAQQMVLKTVINTHGHFDHIGGNRTLVEATNAELLLHSADLPLLRSASEHAAAFGLSRIDPSPEPSRFLQDGEVLEVGCMALQVIHVPGHSPGSVCLSCGDALFAGDVLFAGSIGRTDLPGGDHLTLLKGLQDRLLTLPDHTLVYPGHGPQTTIGHERRGNPFLNYFD